From the genome of Candidozyma auris chromosome 2, complete sequence, one region includes:
- the DOT4 gene encoding ubiquitin-specific protease UBP10, with translation MSNPLVDRILSNPLTFVAAKQPEKESSAEKHPSYIVLGNEDHRKHDSRNDASFLKPKKQNVAKVKPRSMADTIAAYTGRKYMSKAEKKASKKAAREGAKQGEEEDAQKVDSKSSDDESHSDDSSSDSSSESHYESASEFHTDSSFHGFRTSSDDDVKSDTSEAEASREETDDDDVAIKDDDDNDEDSDDETYDEEDAADDDSNDEEAMDDEDESGPRPGADKVSSASPGASEESSDSKEDLHSLKMDLLADARKADAERADAASEESQELQVKAKAEATTSRTLSLGKHPEGHFKITEPAIDRGSNGSSRIIKNWTAKFRGKHPVGLLNFGVTCYMNSAIQSMVHIPAVQHYLLEVLEGKHELPPKSVTQTVAELSYKMWGFNGGNNRGPNKFVNPKKVIQRLFDINCMMSEWQQEDSHEYFMSLMSRFQEDSVPKGRKLNESIMYDIFGGLLQQEVICRECNTVSTTKQEFYDLSLGLNKKRRSSETEEIPCGRYSLEKSINEYFSTELIRKDKVDESSGYYCEKCKKRTMATKKSVIESSPETLMVHLKRFKFNGSSSSKVKQPIIYPEYLDLTPFTLTNQSTKYQLISVIVHEGRSISSGHYVCHCLQPDGTWSTYDDEYINKTDERMAMSDPSAYCLIYTKLTPKDTSTTTNGISKKRRRDDGPVTKKAKH, from the coding sequence ATGTCCAACCCGTTGGTAGACAGGATTCTTAGCAACCCGCTCACTTTTGTGGCGGCAAAACAACCAGAAAAAGAGTCCTCTGCAGAAAAGCACCCGTCCTACATTGTACTAGGCAACGAAGATCACCGCAAGCATGATAGCAGAAACGACGcctcttttttgaaaccaaagaaacaaaacGTGGCCAAAGTGAAGCCTCGTTCAATGGCTGACACCATCGCTGCATACACGGGGAGAAAGTATATGAGTaaagcagagaagaaggcgtCCAAGAAGGCAGCTAGGGAAGGTGCGAagcaaggagaagaagaagatgcaCAGAAAGTTGACTCAAAGTCACTGGATGACGAAAGCCACAGCGACGACAGCTCCAGTGACTCAAGCTCTGAGTCTCACTACGAACTGGCTCTGGAATTCCATACCGATCTGTCGTTCCATGGGTTTCGCACCTCAAGCGATGACGATGTCAAGTCGGACACTTCGGAAGCCGAGGCGAGCCGAGAAGAGAccgatgatgatgacgtGGCCATAaaagatgacgatgataACGACGAGgattctgatgatgaaacttacgatgaagaggatgcTGCGGACGACGACAGCAATGACGAGGAAGCGATGGACGATGAGGATGAGCTGGGCCCAAGGCCTGGTGCAGATAAAGTAAGCAGCGCCAGTCCTGGCGCTTCGGAGGAGAGCAGTGATAGCAAGGAGGATTTGCATCTGCTTAAAATGGACCTTTTGGCTGACGCCAGAAAGGCTGACGCCGAAAGGGCCGACGCCGCTAGTGAAGAGTCTCAAGAGCTACAAGTCAAGGCTAAGGCAGAAGCAACCACATCTCGCACATTGCTGCTTGGGAAGCACCCAGAAGGACACTTCAAAATTACAGAACCTGCTATAGACAGAGGGCTGAACGGGTCTCTGCggatcatcaagaactgGACGGCGAAATTCCGTGGGAAACACCCTGTTGGGCTCCTCAACTTCGGCGTCACTTGCTACATGAACTCGGCCATCCAGCTGATGGTCCACATTCCAGCTGTCCAGCACTACCTTTTGGAAGTGTTGGAAGGAAAGCACGAGCTTCCGCCTAAAAGTGTTACCCAGACAGTGGCAGAGCTCTCGTATAAGATGTGGGGTTTCAATGGTGGCAACAACAGAGGACCTAACAAGTTTGTCAACCCGAAAAAGGTTATTCAAAGGCTCTTTGATATCAATTGCATGATGAGCGAATGGCAGCAAGAGGACTCGCACGAGTACTTCATGAGTTTGATGTCCCGCTTCCAAGAAGACTCCGTGCCCAAGGGTCGTAAATTGAACGAGAGCATTATGTATGATATCTTCGGTGGTCTTCTACAACAAGAAGTCATCTGCCGTGAGTGCAACACTGTCAGTACAACCAAGCAAGAGTTTTACGATCTTTCGCTTGGactcaacaagaagagaagaagctcagaAACCGAAGAGATTCCTTGCGGGCGCTATTCGCTCGAAAAGAGCATCAACGAATACTTTTCAACGGAGCTCATAAGGAAGgacaaagttgatgagaGCTCGGGATACTACTGCGAAAAGTGCAAGAAGCGTACAATGGCAACAAAGAAGTCTGTCATCGAACTGAGTCCTGAAACCTTGATGGTGCATTTAAAGAGATTTAAGTTTAATGGCAGCTCTTCCTCAAAGGTGAAACAACCGATCATATATCCAGAATACCTCGACTTGACCCCCTTCACGCTAACAAACCAATCCACCAAGTACCAGCTCATTTCAGTGATTGTACACGAAGGAAGGTCGATACTGTCTGGACACTACGTTTGTCATTGTCTCCAGCCCGATGGTACGTGGTCAACGTATGACGACGAGTACATCAACAAAACTGACGAGAGAATGGCCATGAGCGATCCTTCAGCTTATTGTCTCATATACACCAAACTTACACCAAAGGACACTAGTACAACAACCAACGGCATtagcaagaagagaagaagagatgaCGGGCCTGTGACCAAAAAGGCCAAGCATTAG
- the MOH1 gene encoding Moh1p: protein MGLKSTEFFENTSYDSKNNKIFVCNECSSHLCLSNLVISDQFTGASGPAYLVDKLINVQPMGPDQEKQFRTGIYVVNDICCSQCHTTLGWFYKKSAAYAEQYKEGKYVVERAFIREVPNHTSTASLLQQARSSRRRRSSANSATSSFDDESSLESFRRRRSDEFKFGSVHVKLDSSSSSSSPSSNIPHPRAARGSHSSSSRFVSVKDEFDEHDEDQNVFVDA, encoded by the coding sequence ATGGGGTTGAAAAGCACAGAGTTCTTTGAAAACACCTCCTACGACTCaaagaacaacaagatctttgTGTGCAACGAATGCCTGTCCCACCTCTGTCTTTCCAATTTGGTGATCTCTGACCAGTTCACGGGCGCCTCCGGGCCCGCCTACTTGGTCGATAAGCTTATCAATGTCCAGCCCATGGGGCCTGACCAGGAGAAGCAGTTCAGAACAGGCATCTACGTTGTCAATGACATTTGCTGCTCCCAGTGCCACACCACCTTGGGCTGGTTCTACAAGAAGCTGGCTGCCTACGCTGAACAGTACAAGGAAGGTAAGTATGTGGTTGAGAGGGCCTTTATCAGGGAAGTGCCCAACCACACTTCAACTGCATCTCTTTTGCAACAGGCAAGACTGCTGCGTCGTCGCCGTTCCTCAGCTAATAGTGCTacaagctcttttgacGATGAGTCCTCCCTCGAATCCTTCCGCAGAAGACGCTCGGACGAGTTCAAGTTTGGCTCCGTGCATGTCAAGCTCGacctgctgctgctgctgctgctgcctctgctgAACATACCCCATCCTCGCGCGGCTAGAGGCTCCcatctgctgctgctgcgGTTTGTGTCTGTGAAAGACGAATTCGATGAGCATGACGAGGACCAGAATGTTTTTGTCGATGCTTAG
- a CDS encoding mitochondrial 54S ribosomal protein uL22m, protein MFRSLGLLPASSSRLLRISAPRQCLRRFHYTPSPFASGSLFGEITSTKESKEEQNEVEPASESGIPAEDSKLKEFHREEALKKQLRSDKFISPLKRKFYQLNVEQNGFFKNGQIVHDAESGKTYRVTLTNEEIDILEPTVYIQSYRIKSSMKKATIVNRFVRGYDVKTAINQLHFNPKKMATELEKLLKRALVQAKEVGINEDDAYIQALWTGSDGNWRKRPDIKGRGRTGIIEHPYIHLKAIIKGKQTKQWIAWEKEQKQLLAKPKSLLNNEPLNFKVQSQYRW, encoded by the coding sequence ATGTTTAGGTCTCTAGGGTTGCTCCCGGCATCCTCGTCAAGGTTGCTACGTATAAGTGCTCCTCGTCAGTGCCTCAGACGGTTCCATTACACACCCAGCCCTTTTGCACTGGGTAGTTTATTTGGAGAGATCACTTCCACAAAGGagtcaaaagaagagcagaaTGAAGTCGAACCAGCTTCTGAAAGCGGTATTCCTGCTGAAGATAGCAAGTTGAAAGAATTTCatagagaagaagctttgaagaagcagctcaGGAGTGATAAGTTCATAAGCCCGCTCAAGAGGAAATTCTACCAGTTGAACGTGGAGCAAAACggttttttcaaaaacgGACAAATCGTTCATGATGCTGAGCTGGGGAAAACCTACAGAGTGACTCTTACCaatgaggagattgacATCTTGGAGCCTACAGTGTACATCCAGTCGTACCGTATCAAGTCgtcgatgaagaaagcaacCATTGTGAACCGTTTTGTGAGGGGGTACGACGTGAAAACCGCCATCAACCAATTGCATTTCAACCCCAAAAAGATGGCCACCGAGTTGGAAAAGTTGCTAAAGCGGGCGCTCGTTCAGGCTAAAGAGGTGGGCATcaacgaagatgatgcGTACATTCAGGCGCTCTGGACTGGGTCCGACGGGAACTGGAGAAAAAGACCCGACATCAAGGGCCGTGGGCGTACGGGTATAATCGAGCATCCATACATTCATTTGAAAGCGATCATTAAGGGCAAGCAGACGAAGCAGTGGATAGCGTGGGAGAAGGAACAGAAACAGCTATTGGCCAAACCGAAGCTGTTGTTGAATAACGAGCCACTCAATTTCAAGGTGCAATCGCAGTATCGTTGGTGA
- the CSH3 gene encoding Csh3p — translation MAKQDSNFLNMAYSDLVPVGTALIIAATSFGLGVIYGNSPYDFYTLWRYEPEGFTRSLAHYSNWANAPMRIHHILHFVMFLGLSGCFIKLYKPHDDVKYFEYGTLGLMMVGIVIYLTNLRIGVNSCVTGQWGEVDQNTGLNVMAASQFMIVIALSGVLILQGGLYYAQWYDAKIKREFLAKEAAESKETEGKESKSKEVKSKSEESQDAAKSTGVQTRSKAKAKGKKRTA, via the coding sequence ATGGCAAAACAAGACTCAAATTTCTTGAATATGGCCTACTCAGATTTGGTGCCTGTTGGCACTGCGCTTATCATAGCTGCTACGTCTTTTGGGCTCGGTGTTATTTACGGAAACTCTCCGTACGACTTCTACACTCTCTGGAGGTACGAGCCAGAAGGTTTTACGAGATCTTTGGCCCACTACTCGAATTGGGCCAACGCTCCAATGAGAATCCACCATATTTTGCACTTTGTCATGTTTTTGGGCCTCTCTGGAtgcttcatcaagttgtACAAGCCTCACGACGATGTCAAGTACTTTGAGTACGGAACATTGGGCTTGATGATGGTGGGCATTGTCATTTACTTGACCAATTTGAGAATTGGCGTAAACAGCTGTGTCACGGGCCAATGGGGTGAAGTTGACCAGAACACCGGTCTTAATGTGATGGCTGCGTCGCAATTCATGATTGTCATTGCCTTGTCGGGTGTGCTTATTCTCCAGGGTGGCTTGTATTACGCCCAGTGGTACGAtgccaagatcaagagaGAGTTCCTCGCTAAGGAGGCTGCTGAAAGCAAGGAGACTGAAGGTAAGGAGTCAAAGAGTAAGGAGGTCAAGAGCAAGTCTGAAGAAAGCCAAGACGCTGCCAAATCTACGGGTGTACAGACAAGGTCTAAGGCGAAGGCCaagggaaagaagagaactGCTTGA
- the RAC1 gene encoding Rho family GTPase RHO5 produces MRGIKAVVVGDGGVGKTCLLISYTTNTFPNDYIPTVFDNYSASVMVDGEPIKLGLWDTAGQAEYDRLRPLSYPQTEIFLCCFSVVNPDSFQNVKAKWIPEILHHSPKDILIVLVGTKADLREDLHLLDELAIKKQKPISQEQAEKLAREVGAIRYIECSAATQQGVSELFDYAIRAVLNPPTKASDTITSTKEAATSSNTSTQLESGKKRKVRKAKKCSIL; encoded by the coding sequence ATGAGAGGCATCAAGGCAGTCGTCGTTGGCGATGGAGGCGTAGGAAAAACGTGTCTTTTGATCTCGTACACGACCAACACTTTCCCTAATGACTACATTCCCACGGTTTTTGATAATTACTCGGCCTCGGTGATGGTGGACGGAGAGCCCATAAAACTAGGTCTCTGGGATACTGCTGGCCAGGCCGAGTACGATCGTTTGAGACCGCTCTCGTATCCACAAACAGAGATATTTTTATGCTGTTTTTCTGTGGTGAATCCGGACTCATTTCAAAACGTCAAGGCAAAATGGATCCCGGAGATCTTGCACCATTCGCCCAAGGATATTCTCATTGTGCTAGTGGGCACAAAGGCCGACTTGAGAGAGGATTTGCATTTGCTCGACGAGTTGGcaatcaagaaacaaaaaccCATCTCTCAAGAACAGGCAGAAAAATTGGCCAGGGAAGTGGGCGCCATTCGCTATATTGAGTGCTCGGCTGCTACGCAGCAAGGAGTGtctgagctttttgattaTGCTATAAGGGCCGTTTTAAACCCCCCAACTAAAGCTTCAGATACTATTACTTCAACGAAGGAGGCTGCCACCAGCTCCAACACCAGCACGCAGCTAGAAAGTGGAAAAAAGCGTAAGGTCCGCAAGGCAAAGAAATGCTCCATCTTGTAG
- the NOP6 gene encoding Nop6p, with translation MGEEKLSTKQQKALLFKKSKEEREQELAAKAEKKEKTEKKEKKEKKDVKEGEEESSKRKADDSSEAVEGEEQPKKKRKTRRGKKGKGVNGGKGPRFILFVGNLPYDIKEPELVAHFKNANPDRIRIRKEKGIAFLEFDNDNSEIQSKMEHALRMHKSMIRNRKINVELTVGGGGNSENRQQKLKEKNEKLEEERKERIKKQNEALRKEKGAHGNEDEVEGASGQPAMHPARAALLRS, from the coding sequence ATGGGTGAGGAAAAATTGAGCACGAAACAGCAAAAGGCTCTATTGTTTAAAAAATCGAAAGAGGAGAGGGAACAAGAATTGGCTGCcaaagcagagaagaaggagaagaccgaaaagaaggaaaagaaagaaaagaaagatgtgAAAGAGGGTGAGGAAGaatcttcaaagagaaaagctGACGACAGTTCTGAAGCTGTCGAGGGAGAAGagcagccaaagaagaagaggaaaacCAGAAGAGGCAAGAAGGGAAAGGGGGTGAATGGCGGCAAGGGCCCTCGGttcattctttttgtggGCAATCTCCCATACGACATCAAGGAGCCAGAGTTGGTTGCTCATTTTAAAAACGCCAATCCTGACAGGATCAGGATCAGAAAGGAAAAGGGGATAGCCTTTTTGGAGTTTGACAATGACAACAGTGAAATTCAGAGTAAGATGGAACACGCACTTAGGATGCACAAGCTGATGATCAGAAACCGAAAAATCAACGTGGAGCTTACAGTTGGCGGAGGTGGCAACTCGGAAAACAGACAACAAAAATTAAAGGAGAAGAAcgagaagcttgaagaggagaggaaggagagaatcaagaagcagaatGAAGCTCtcaggaaagaaaagggCGCACACGGTAACGAAGACGAGGTAGAGGGTGCTTCAGGGCAACCAGCCATGCATCCAGCGAGAGCAGCGCTTCTCAGGTCATAG